The Candidatus Binatia bacterium sequence CCGTCGATTTCTGCAGGGACATCGAGCCCGAGCGCGCCGACGACGGTCGGGAACACGTCGATCAGGCGCACCTGCCGGTCGACCACGCGCCCAGCGAACTCCCCACCCGGGAACTTGACCAGCAACGGGATGCGGAGCGCCTCGTCGAAGAGGGTCTTTCCATGGAGTGAGAGCCCGGTTCGCTCGCCGAGTTCCTCACCGTGGTCCGAGACCACGACGATCAAGCTGTCATCGTAAAGCCCACGTTCACGCAGCCCGCGCACTAGCGCTCCGAAGCCCGCATCCGCAGACCGGATAGCCGCATCGTAGAGGCGTATCCAGTGCTGGATGTCGGCCGGGGCCTTCGTGCTGTTCGCTCGCCCGAACCACTCCCGGGTCAGGATCGCGTCGCCGAGGGGACCGTCATATGACTCCTCGAAGATCGAGAGAGTCTCAACCGGGGGGGTCAGCGGGATGTGCACCTCGTAGGAGTGGACGAATAGGAGGAACTTCTTCGGCTCGACACTATCGAGCCAGGTGAGGGCACTCACCACGCGGTCGATCAGCCGCGTCGACCGCTTTGCGCTGCGACCGACCGAGTTTCGAGCCTGCTCGAAATGCTCGAACCCCTGCCCGAGGCCAAAGGGCGCTCCGAGGTAGCCGCCGTCGTTCAGCGACGCCGTCGCGTAACCCCTCGCCGAGAGCACTTCGGCCATCATTACCAGCTCGGGGGGGGCCTTCCTCCCCTCGCTGATGACGACGCCGTGGGAGCTAGGCGAGAGCCCCGTGAAGAGCGAGGTGTGCGAAGGCAACGTGGTGGGTGAGGGCGCCACCGCGCTTCGGAAGAGGACTCCCTCGCGAGCGAACTCGTCGAGGTGGGGGCTCGTGGGCTCGTCGTATCCGTACGCTCCGAGGTGGTCGGGACGCAGCGTGTCGATCGAGACTACGATCACGTTGCTGTCGGGCCAGGACGACGGCACGTCCGAGGGGCCGTTCGATTCAGTTACGCAGGCGGCAGACACTCCAATCAGCAAGAGAAGCAGGACGCTGAGCTGGAGGAGCCGATGACGCGGCGAAGTCATCCGCTCGTTTGTAACACGCGATTCGGATCGTAACTCCAAAACTAACGGCGGTTGTCTCGCGCCTCGTGCCGAGTTGACGATCGGGGGCCCCCGGTTTGCGATAAGTCGATAGCAGCCGCCCCGCTCCCGTGGCGGCCTCCGTCGTTTACGTGCACCGGCGACGGGGGCTCACCGACCGGCGTCAGCCGTGCCATCCCCAGCGACGCCTTCCTCGGCCATACGGCGGGCGCGGTTCTCCTGAGCCGCTCGGACCATAGTCGGGATATCCAGCGCCTCCCGCTGCGGCTACCGGCGGACCATCGACAGCGCGGGCCGCAAGAACATCGAGCCCGATCCGGCCTCCGCGTCGCTCATCCGCGAGGCGTTCGAGCGGTATGCCAAGGGCACCGAGACGAAGGCGGACGTTCTGCGCGAGGTGACGGCGCTCGGCCTCCGAACCCGGAAGGGCAAGCCGCTGTTGATGCAGACGTTCCAGAAGACGCTGCGCAAACCGATCTACGCGGCGGTCCTGCGGATGCCCGCGTGGGAGATCGACGCCGTGCCGGGAAACTTCGAGCCCATCGTTCCCGAGCATCTGTTCGAGCGGGTCCAGGACGTTCTCGACGGCAAGAGCATCTCGGTCACACCCCACACCCGGAACCACGCGGATTTCCCGCTGCGACGGTTCGCCCGGTGCGCGCATTGCGACACCCCGCTCACGGGGAGCTGGTCGAAGGGCCGCAACCGGAAGTACGCCTACTACCGCTGCCGGACCGCCGGTTGCCAACGGGTGAAGATCGGCAAGGACGCCTTCGAGGGCCGGTTCCTGGACTTCCTGACCGGCCTTCGGCCCAAGCCCGAGTACGTCCGCCTCTTCCGCGAGATCGTGCTCGACGTCTGGAACGCAAAACGGGCCGAGGCGAAGGCGGGCCGGTTACGGCTGTCCCGGTGCATCGAGGACCTGGAGGAGCGACGTCAGAAGCTCGTCGAGGCGTACCTCTACCGGGGCGGCATCGACGACACGGTGTACCGGCGGCAGGACGACAAGCTGGCCGAGGAGATCGCCCTCGTCCGCACCGAGCTGCACGACGAGGAGCTGGCCGAGATCGACGTCGAGGGCGTCCTGAACTTCGCCGAGGTGCTTCTGCTCGACACGCGCCGCCTCTGGATCGAGGGCAACCTGGCGCAACGACAGCGGCTGCAAAAGGTACTCTTCCCGGCCGGTATCACCTTCGACCAGGAGAACGGATTTGGAACCGCCGAAACCGCCAGTTTCTTCAGGTGGTTAGCGGCGGTCCCAGGCTCCGAAAACCGTAAGGCGACCCTCGCAGTTTCCAGTTTGAACCAGATCTACGGATGGCTCCGGCGGGTTTCGAGGCTCCGAGATGCACTTGCGGCATGACCCGACCGAACGGGCTGGCCCCGGGTTCACCCCCCGGCTATCATTTCTCTATGAAGCTACCGGTGACGCTGGAGAGGGACGAAACGGGCGCGGTGGTCGCCGAGTGCCCGGCTATCCCAGGCTGCGTCAGCCAGGGCACGACCGAGGACGAGGCGCTCGCCAATATTCGTGAGGCGATCGTGGCCTGCCTCGAAGTACGCGCCGAGGAGGGCCTGCCTCTGACAGTCCGCACCGTCGAGATCGACGTCGCTGTTGCCTGACCTGCCGGTCGTCGCGGGCCGCGAGGCGAGACGCGCCTTCGAGCGGCTCGGGTGGATCTTCCGCCGTCAGTCGGGAAGCCACATGATCCTGACAAAGCCAGGGAGCATCGTTTCGCTGTCGATCCCTGACCACCGCGAGCTGGCTCCAGGGACGCTACGGAAGCTGATCCGGCTCGCCGGGATCACCGTCGAAGAGTTCCGCAGCGCCGCTCGGTGACCGGAACGGATACAAGCGACCCTCACGACTCCGAGTTGGAACCAGCTCGTCGAGTGGCTGCGGGCGCTCGATCTGGTCCGCGAGGACGTGGCCGCATGACCGGGAGCGCGAGAGAAGCCGCCCGGTCCGCCCGGACGTCGGGCCGAACGAAGACTCCCAGCGAGTATCGGAACCGTAGAAGGAGCGAGAGATGACCCGACGGAACGGGACGGATGCCGACACGGCGAGCGCGTCTTCGCTCACGCCGCAGCAGGAGGCGGCCACCGATCTCCTCGCCGTGGGGAACACCGTCACCCAGGTCGCGGACGCGGTCGGTGTCGCCCGGCAAACGGTGAGCGAATGGCGAAACCAAAACGCGGCATTCCAGGTCGCCGTCAACTCTCGGCGTCTGGACCTTTGGGACGGGCTCCAGGACCGCCTGCGTGCCCTCCTCCCGAAGGCCGTGGACGTTCTCGAACGCTCCCTCGACGAGGACGGCAAGCCCGCCCGCGACGCGGCGGTGCAGGTGCTGAAGGCTTGCGGGCTCTACTCCCTGCCACCACCCACCGGGTTCACGATGGTCGAGGACATCGAGATCGCGGGGCGCGAAGCCGACGGCGAACGGTGTCGGCGGCTGATGTTCGCCGACCTGTGAAAGCGGCCGATCACTTCCGAACCGGCAGGATGCGCACCCGTGACGCCACCTCGTCCACCGTCACGATGGCTCCGTCGGCAAGCATGTCGGAGTGCTCGCACAGGACCGAGACGATGTCCTCCCCGATCGCGTCCGGCAGGACGTTCTGCGCCCGGACCTGAACTGAACTACGCTTGGCCCGCTCGCACCCGTCGTGGCCACCAAGGCCGAGAAATCGAGGTCGTGCGTGAGGACGATCGCGCCCCGCTTTCTGGCCCACCTCATGAGCATCTCGTCTGCTGCCCTGGCGTCGCCGACATCCCCCCAGTGCACGGCCTCGATGCCCCGCGTGGTGAGGAACCCCACCCACATCGGGCTGAGGTTCATGTCCACCAGAACCTTCACGAGGCTCTGAGCGGAAGTTCGATCTCCTTTTGAGCCGGGGGTCTGCGGGGGCCGTCCGACGATAACGCACGCCAATGGCGTACTTGCCGGGGGATCACGCCACGGGCCGACGAGCGAGCCGTTCCAAAATCCAAGTTTTGCGGGGCAGCGGCTTCTGCCCAGGCAGGGGCGCTGCTCGACCTGCACGTAAGGTCCGAAGCGGCTCCCTGGCCCTGGGATTCGATTCAGTCCCGCAGGGATGCGGGCTGCGACTGCTCCTGGCAAAGCTCGCCTTC is a genomic window containing:
- a CDS encoding sulfatase → MTSPRHRLLQLSVLLLLLIGVSAACVTESNGPSDVPSSWPDSNVIVVSIDTLRPDHLGAYGYDEPTSPHLDEFAREGVLFRSAVAPSPTTLPSHTSLFTGLSPSSHGVVISEGRKAPPELVMMAEVLSARGYATASLNDGGYLGAPFGLGQGFEHFEQARNSVGRSAKRSTRLIDRVVSALTWLDSVEPKKFLLFVHSYEVHIPLTPPVETLSIFEESYDGPLGDAILTREWFGRANSTKAPADIQHWIRLYDAAIRSADAGFGALVRGLRERGLYDDSLIVVVSDHGEELGERTGLSLHGKTLFDEALRIPLLVKFPGGEFAGRVVDRQVRLIDVFPTVVGALGLDVPAEIDGESLLPTLRTDDGERPAVSITEGSQAALRQPPWKLYRRDGALTLFNLEDDPGELRDVAAGYPEIVESLGVKLEELTAEEADLLQRSRRKKLSKNRREQLRALGYVE
- a CDS encoding recombinase zinc beta ribbon domain-containing protein, with product MEPDPASASLIREAFERYAKGTETKADVLREVTALGLRTRKGKPLLMQTFQKTLRKPIYAAVLRMPAWEIDAVPGNFEPIVPEHLFERVQDVLDGKSISVTPHTRNHADFPLRRFARCAHCDTPLTGSWSKGRNRKYAYYRCRTAGCQRVKIGKDAFEGRFLDFLTGLRPKPEYVRLFREIVLDVWNAKRAEAKAGRLRLSRCIEDLEERRQKLVEAYLYRGGIDDTVYRRQDDKLAEEIALVRTELHDEELAEIDVEGVLNFAEVLLLDTRRLWIEGNLAQRQRLQKVLFPAGITFDQENGFGTAETASFFRWLAAVPGSENRKATLAVSSLNQIYGWLRRVSRLRDALAA
- a CDS encoding type II toxin-antitoxin system HicB family antitoxin; translated protein: MKLPVTLERDETGAVVAECPAIPGCVSQGTTEDEALANIREAIVACLEVRAEEGLPLTVRTVEIDVAVA
- a CDS encoding type II toxin-antitoxin system HicA family toxin, producing the protein MLPDLPVVAGREARRAFERLGWIFRRQSGSHMILTKPGSIVSLSIPDHRELAPGTLRKLIRLAGITVEEFRSAAR